A single Deinococcus aerophilus DNA region contains:
- a CDS encoding long-chain-fatty-acid--CoA ligase produces the protein MTGSTSPRSTSPAPTGRYWPPFKPRTLTLPRTGLMHNLRVSAERYPDKVALWHYGRALTYRELHTQATHLAGHLASQGVGKGDRVLVWMQNSPAWAISAFAAWQLGAVIVPLAPMLQAQELAYFLQDAGIRVGLVGAELYDRARQAGLEHVVVANVMRGTDADAAGIALPEGLDVEATLQGTDVTLEDALKADPAPAADVTADDLCVMPYTSGTTGRPKGCMHTHRSVQANVFGSSVWVDGNVEDVFLAVLPFFHVTGFINSLLSGLTGGGKIVIMSRWDRDAARTLIREHGVTVWTNTPTVIIDLMASPNFDPSDLRSLRNVTGGGASLPAAVGQKLLDSTGILYLEGYGLSETMAQSHSNPKGRQKLQCLGVPLFNVDSRIIDLDTHQELPAGQVGEIVIRGPQVMQGYWNRPEDTAEAFLEIEGQKFFRSGDLGYMDEEGYFFFTDRLKRMVNVSGMKVWPAEVENALHAHPAVQEACVISVPDDRSGERARALIVLKPGSSATAAEIEQWARGEMASYKVPRDYQFVDSLPRGPTGKVAWRPLQEAARAAMAGGMQG, from the coding sequence GTGACCGGTTCCACCTCTCCCCGCTCCACTTCCCCTGCCCCGACAGGCCGCTACTGGCCTCCCTTCAAGCCCCGTACGCTGACCCTGCCCCGCACCGGCCTGATGCACAACCTGCGCGTGAGTGCCGAACGCTATCCGGACAAGGTTGCCCTGTGGCATTACGGGCGCGCCCTGACCTACCGCGAACTGCACACCCAGGCCACGCACCTGGCCGGCCACCTGGCCTCGCAGGGGGTGGGCAAGGGCGACCGCGTGCTCGTATGGATGCAGAACAGCCCCGCGTGGGCGATCAGCGCGTTTGCGGCGTGGCAGCTGGGCGCGGTGATCGTGCCGCTCGCCCCCATGTTGCAGGCACAGGAACTCGCCTACTTTCTGCAGGACGCGGGAATCCGGGTGGGCCTTGTGGGCGCGGAACTGTATGACCGGGCGCGGCAGGCCGGGCTGGAGCACGTGGTCGTCGCGAACGTCATGCGCGGCACCGATGCCGACGCTGCCGGAATCGCGCTGCCCGAGGGGCTGGACGTGGAGGCCACCTTGCAGGGCACAGACGTCACCCTGGAAGACGCCCTGAAGGCAGACCCGGCGCCCGCCGCCGACGTGACGGCGGACGACCTGTGCGTGATGCCCTACACCAGCGGCACCACAGGCCGGCCCAAGGGCTGCATGCACACCCACCGCAGCGTACAGGCCAACGTGTTCGGCTCCAGCGTGTGGGTGGACGGCAACGTGGAGGACGTGTTCCTGGCCGTGCTGCCCTTCTTCCACGTCACGGGCTTTATCAACAGTCTGCTCTCGGGCCTGACCGGCGGCGGAAAGATCGTGATCATGTCGCGCTGGGACCGCGACGCCGCCCGCACGCTGATCCGCGAACACGGCGTGACCGTCTGGACCAACACGCCCACCGTCATCATTGACCTGATGGCCTCGCCGAATTTCGATCCGTCGGACCTGCGGTCCCTGCGCAACGTGACCGGGGGCGGGGCCAGCCTGCCGGCGGCCGTAGGCCAGAAACTGCTGGACTCCACCGGCATCCTGTACCTGGAAGGCTACGGCCTCTCGGAAACGATGGCACAGTCGCACAGCAACCCCAAGGGCCGTCAGAAACTGCAGTGCCTGGGGGTGCCGCTGTTCAACGTGGATTCGCGCATCATTGACCTCGACACGCACCAGGAACTGCCCGCCGGTCAGGTCGGCGAGATCGTGATCCGGGGACCGCAGGTGATGCAGGGCTACTGGAACCGCCCCGAGGACACCGCCGAGGCCTTCCTGGAGATTGAGGGGCAGAAGTTCTTCCGCAGCGGCGATCTGGGCTACATGGACGAGGAAGGGTACTTCTTCTTCACCGACCGCCTCAAGCGCATGGTGAATGTCTCGGGCATGAAGGTCTGGCCGGCCGAGGTGGAAAACGCCCTGCATGCCCACCCCGCCGTTCAGGAAGCCTGTGTGATCAGCGTGCCCGACGACCGCAGCGGCGAACGCGCCCGCGCCTTGATCGTCCTCAAGCCGGGCAGCAGCGCCACCGCCGCCGAGATCGAACAGTGGGCGCGCGGAGAGATGGCCAGTTACAAGGTGCCGCGCGATTACCAGTTTGTGGACAGCCTGCCGCGTGGCCCCACGGGCAAGGTGGCGTGGCGTCCCCTGCAGGAAGCGGCCCGCGCCGCGATGGCCGGAGGCATGCAGGGTTAA
- the hpaH gene encoding 2-oxo-hept-4-ene-1,7-dioate hydratase — MTEHEPRPPRTIPDNDLGALAAQLEHAEASGQQIAPLSERYPGMTFADAYAVQRAWVDHKLKAGRRVRGHKIGLTSRAMQLASQITEPDYGTLLDSMFYEPNGDIPLSDFVAPKVEVELAFLLRSDLRGPHVTLFDVLRATEYVTPAAEIIDARIQRVSAATGKPRRVFDTISDNAANAGVIVGGSAVKPDALDLRWAAALCIRNGVIEETGVAAGVLGHPANGIAWLANRLAPHGEFLKAGELVLAGSFTRPVDIASGDVFTFDYGPLGTFSCRFAGHARGEQSHG; from the coding sequence ATGACCGAACACGAACCGCGCCCTCCACGCACCATTCCCGACAACGACCTGGGCGCTCTGGCCGCCCAGCTGGAACACGCCGAGGCCAGCGGCCAGCAGATCGCCCCGCTGTCCGAACGCTATCCCGGCATGACCTTCGCCGACGCCTACGCGGTGCAGCGCGCGTGGGTGGACCACAAGCTCAAGGCGGGGCGGCGGGTGCGCGGCCACAAGATCGGATTGACCTCGCGGGCCATGCAGCTCGCCTCGCAGATCACTGAACCCGACTACGGCACGCTGCTGGACAGCATGTTCTACGAGCCGAACGGAGACATCCCGCTGTCGGATTTCGTGGCTCCGAAGGTGGAGGTGGAACTTGCTTTTCTGCTGCGCAGTGACCTGCGCGGCCCGCATGTGACCCTCTTCGACGTGCTGCGGGCCACCGAGTACGTAACGCCCGCCGCCGAGATCATCGACGCCCGCATCCAGCGGGTCAGCGCGGCCACGGGCAAGCCGCGCCGGGTCTTCGACACCATCAGCGACAACGCGGCCAATGCGGGGGTCATCGTGGGGGGCAGCGCCGTGAAGCCCGACGCCCTGGACCTGCGCTGGGCGGCGGCGCTGTGCATCCGCAACGGCGTGATCGAGGAAACCGGGGTGGCGGCGGGCGTGCTGGGTCATCCGGCCAACGGCATCGCGTGGCTGGCCAACCGTCTCGCGCCCCACGGCGAGTTTCTGAAGGCCGGGGAGCTGGTGCTTGCCGGATCGTTCACCCGCCCGGTCGACATCGCCAGCGGCGACGTGTTCACCTTCGATTACGGCCCGCTGGGCACCTTCTCGTGCCGGTTCGCCGGCCATGCCCGGGGGGAGCAAAGTCATGGCTGA
- the hpaD gene encoding 3,4-dihydroxyphenylacetate 2,3-dioxygenase, translated as MTERRSRPNIIRIAHAVFTVKNLDASREFYVDLLGMNVLHEEPGALYLRGVEDREWTLKLVEEGSSAVRHLAYRVNGEADLDALVALAETEGLPYRWEEELDRPRLLRMQDPFGVPVAFYHVSQKYPWLLQDFHLHRGPGLQRVDHVNVMVPDVEKTMRWYMDRLGFRLSEYTVDEQERYWAAWIQRRGGVHDLALTNGPGPRLHHWAYWMPDAMSILRTCDILAGARQPERIERGPGRHGVSNAFFLYIRDPDGHRIELYTSDYITVDPDFEPIRWLRDDPRRQTLWGARTPRSWFEEASEMEAFDGGTVTPVAGELTGIPVHVI; from the coding sequence ATGACTGAGCGCCGCTCCCGGCCCAACATCATCCGCATCGCCCACGCCGTCTTCACGGTGAAGAATCTGGACGCCAGCCGCGAGTTCTACGTGGACCTGCTGGGCATGAACGTGCTGCACGAGGAACCGGGGGCGCTGTACTTGCGCGGCGTCGAGGACCGCGAGTGGACCCTGAAGCTGGTCGAGGAGGGAAGCTCTGCCGTGCGCCACCTGGCCTACCGCGTGAACGGCGAGGCCGATCTGGACGCGCTGGTGGCTCTGGCCGAGACCGAGGGGCTGCCCTACCGCTGGGAGGAGGAACTCGACCGCCCGCGCCTGCTGCGCATGCAGGACCCCTTTGGCGTGCCGGTGGCCTTCTACCACGTCAGCCAGAAATACCCGTGGCTGCTGCAGGACTTTCACCTGCACCGGGGGCCGGGGCTGCAGCGGGTCGACCACGTGAACGTGATGGTGCCCGACGTGGAAAAGACCATGCGCTGGTATATGGACCGCCTGGGTTTCCGGCTGTCGGAATACACGGTCGACGAGCAGGAACGCTACTGGGCGGCGTGGATTCAGCGCCGGGGCGGCGTTCACGATCTGGCCCTCACCAACGGCCCCGGCCCCCGCCTGCACCACTGGGCGTACTGGATGCCCGACGCCATGTCCATCCTGCGGACCTGCGACATCCTCGCGGGCGCACGCCAGCCTGAGCGCATCGAGCGGGGGCCGGGGCGACACGGCGTCTCCAATGCATTCTTCCTGTACATCCGTGACCCGGACGGCCACCGCATCGAGCTGTATACCAGCGACTACATCACGGTGGACCCCGACTTCGAGCCGATTCGCTGGCTGCGCGACGACCCCCGGCGACAGACCCTGTGGGGAGCCCGAACTCCGCGCAGCTGGTTCGAGGAAGCGTCCGAGATGGAAGCCTTTGACGGCGGCACGGTGACGCCGGTGGCCGGAGAGTTGACGGGCATCCCGGTTCATGTGATCTGA
- the glf gene encoding UDP-galactopyranose mutase, with protein sequence MTDSGAARSKAGFDYLIVGAGFAGSVLAERLASAGKRVLIVDRRPHIGGNAYDRYDDAGVLIHPYGPHIFHTNSREVFEYLSRFTQWRPYQHRVLASVDGQELPIPINLDTVNRLYGLNLTSFQVEDFFESVAEKVEAVRTSEDVVVSKVGRDLYNKFFRGYTRKQWGLDPSELDASVTARVPTRTNRDDRYFADTYQAMPLHGYTRMFEEMLSHPHIKVMLNTDYREILELIPHGHLIYTGPVDAFFDFQYGKLPYRSLEFRHETHDRAQFQPVGTVNYPNDYAYTRISEFKHITGQRHERTSVVYEYPQAEGDPYYPVPRPENAELYKKYEALARARRDVTFVGRLATYRYYNMDQVVAQALATFRRLEQEPARV encoded by the coding sequence ATGACTGATTCCGGCGCTGCTCGCTCCAAGGCGGGCTTCGACTATCTGATCGTCGGCGCGGGCTTCGCGGGCAGCGTGCTCGCCGAGCGCCTGGCCAGCGCCGGCAAGCGGGTGCTGATCGTGGACCGTCGGCCGCATATCGGCGGCAACGCCTACGACCGCTACGACGACGCGGGCGTGCTGATTCATCCCTACGGACCGCACATCTTCCACACCAACAGCCGCGAGGTCTTCGAGTACCTGTCGCGCTTCACGCAGTGGCGGCCGTACCAGCACCGGGTTCTGGCGAGCGTGGACGGTCAGGAACTCCCGATTCCCATCAACCTCGACACCGTCAACCGGCTGTACGGACTGAACCTCACGTCCTTTCAGGTCGAGGACTTCTTCGAGTCGGTGGCCGAGAAGGTGGAGGCGGTGCGCACCAGCGAGGACGTGGTGGTCAGCAAGGTCGGGCGCGACCTGTACAACAAATTTTTCCGGGGCTACACCCGCAAGCAGTGGGGGCTGGACCCCAGCGAACTCGACGCCAGCGTGACGGCGCGCGTGCCCACCCGCACCAACCGCGACGACCGCTACTTTGCCGATACCTATCAGGCCATGCCGCTGCACGGCTACACCCGCATGTTTGAGGAGATGCTCAGCCATCCCCACATCAAGGTGATGCTGAATACCGACTACCGCGAGATTCTGGAGCTGATTCCGCACGGTCACCTGATCTACACCGGCCCGGTGGACGCCTTCTTTGACTTTCAGTACGGCAAGCTGCCGTACCGCAGCCTGGAATTCCGCCACGAAACCCATGACCGCGCACAGTTTCAACCGGTGGGTACCGTGAACTATCCCAACGACTACGCCTACACCCGCATCAGCGAGTTCAAGCACATCACCGGCCAGCGCCACGAGCGCACCAGCGTGGTCTATGAATACCCGCAGGCGGAGGGGGACCCGTACTATCCGGTGCCGCGCCCCGAGAACGCCGAACTGTACAAAAAATACGAGGCGCTGGCCCGTGCCCGCCGGGACGTGACCTTCGTGGGCCGGCTGGCGACCTACCGGTACTACAACATGGATCAGGTGGTCGCGCAGGCGCTGGCGACCTTCCGGCGGCTGGAGCAGGAGCCTGCGCGGGTCTAG
- a CDS encoding sulfite oxidase, with protein MSHSPARSAGLIIRQVSPSNLETPFHALGERITANGQFYQRSHFPVPTLQAESWRLTVRGRVMSPLKLSLDDLRALPETTVTTTMECAGNGRVHLSPRMPGVQWDLGAVGTAQWTGVLLRDVLQHAGVESGSLEVVLQGADCGTLTDPGRTPGDIHYARSLPLAKATEDVLLAYAMNGQPLAPDHGFPLRAVVPGWYGMAAVKWLTTVQITDRPFQGFFQTVDYAYWQQTDDLPPQLVPLSTMLVKAQIARPAPHDAVVAGSHCEVTGAAWTGEGVVTRVEVSADGSESWADADFLDPAETGVWRRWHYSWDVPPRPGPVTLLARATDSAGRTQCAGHDPGRGGYMINFPLPVPVTVTPTSSTSEAP; from the coding sequence ATGTCCCATTCTCCGGCCCGGTCCGCCGGCCTGATCATCCGTCAGGTCTCTCCTTCCAACCTGGAAACCCCGTTTCATGCTCTGGGCGAACGCATTACCGCGAACGGGCAGTTTTACCAGCGCAGCCACTTTCCGGTGCCCACGCTGCAGGCCGAGAGCTGGCGGCTGACCGTGCGCGGACGGGTCATGTCCCCCCTGAAGCTGTCCCTGGATGACCTCCGGGCCCTGCCGGAAACCACCGTCACCACCACCATGGAGTGCGCGGGCAACGGGCGCGTTCACCTCTCGCCCCGGATGCCCGGCGTGCAGTGGGACCTGGGGGCGGTGGGCACCGCGCAGTGGACCGGCGTGCTGCTGCGGGACGTGCTGCAACACGCCGGAGTGGAATCCGGCTCCCTGGAAGTCGTGCTGCAAGGCGCGGACTGCGGCACCCTGACCGATCCGGGACGCACGCCCGGCGACATCCACTACGCCCGCAGCCTGCCGCTTGCGAAGGCCACAGAGGATGTGCTGCTCGCCTACGCCATGAACGGTCAGCCCCTCGCCCCCGACCACGGCTTTCCGCTGCGGGCCGTGGTGCCGGGGTGGTACGGCATGGCCGCCGTGAAGTGGCTGACCACCGTGCAGATCACCGACCGGCCCTTTCAGGGCTTTTTTCAGACGGTGGACTACGCGTACTGGCAGCAGACGGACGACCTTCCGCCGCAGCTGGTTCCCCTGAGCACCATGCTGGTCAAGGCCCAGATCGCCCGCCCCGCACCGCACGACGCGGTGGTCGCCGGCAGCCACTGTGAGGTCACGGGCGCGGCCTGGACCGGTGAGGGCGTGGTGACGCGGGTGGAAGTCAGCGCCGACGGCAGCGAGAGCTGGGCCGACGCCGATTTTCTGGACCCGGCCGAGACCGGCGTGTGGCGGCGCTGGCACTACTCCTGGGATGTGCCCCCGCGCCCCGGCCCCGTGACCCTGCTTGCCCGCGCCACCGACTCGGCGGGCCGGACCCAGTGTGCCGGCCACGATCCCGGCCGGGGCGGGTACATGATCAATTTTCCTCTGCCGGTGCCGGTGACCGTCACCCCCACTTCCTCCACTTCTGAGGCTCCATGA
- a CDS encoding class I SAM-dependent DNA methyltransferase — translation MTLPESYFEDVYAANVDPWNFRSSPYEAAKYDRTLAALPRLHYARALEVGCSIGVLTSRLAARAEELIAVDMSERALAQARRENADRPNVTFERRQLPHDLPRGPFDLIVLSEVLYYLSPEDLERALDAVLARLVPGGTLLLVHWTPHVHDYPQTGDAVHAATLARVGHGLCHRHAERHGDRREGYRLDVFERTAPCRLGDRGMGRSGR, via the coding sequence ATGACCCTACCCGAGAGCTATTTCGAGGATGTGTACGCGGCCAATGTCGACCCCTGGAACTTCAGAAGCAGCCCCTATGAGGCCGCCAAGTATGACCGCACCCTGGCGGCGCTGCCCCGGCTGCACTACGCACGCGCGCTGGAAGTCGGCTGCTCCATCGGCGTCCTAACGTCCCGGCTGGCGGCGCGGGCAGAAGAGTTGATCGCGGTGGACATGAGCGAGCGGGCGCTGGCGCAGGCGCGCCGGGAGAATGCCGACCGCCCCAACGTGACGTTCGAGCGCCGGCAGCTGCCCCACGACCTGCCGCGCGGTCCCTTCGATCTGATCGTGCTGTCCGAGGTGCTGTATTACCTCTCACCGGAGGATTTGGAGCGGGCGCTGGACGCGGTGCTGGCCCGGCTGGTGCCGGGGGGAACCCTGTTGCTGGTTCATTGGACGCCCCACGTTCACGATTATCCACAGACCGGGGACGCGGTGCATGCGGCGACCCTGGCGCGGGTGGGGCACGGATTGTGTCACCGGCATGCCGAGCGGCACGGCGACCGGCGGGAGGGCTACCGTCTGGACGTGTTCGAGCGCACGGCCCCGTGCCGGCTGGGAGACAGAGGGATGGGCCGCTCAGGCCGGTGA
- a CDS encoding glycosyltransferase family 1 protein produces the protein MSELLSSVRSAWATAPSLIVLAHLRWNFVFQRPQHLMTHAAAGRAVYYIEEPVFGDHDDHWVRRTEPSGVMVCTPHIRVGLSPTESQARTARLLGALVRDEGLAAYDLWVYTPMELPVAAGLSPRLIIYDCMDELANFKGAPPELRVREQELFARAGVVFTGGQRLYEAKAERHPNVHAFPSSVDKAHFAAARGGPQDPADQRALPRPRLGFYGVLDERFDIELLREVARRRPEWQFVMLGPVVKIDPAELPRAKNIHYLGMKAYADLPAYLAHWDVALMPFARNAATEFISPTKTPEYLAAGVSVVSTGIRDVIRPYGDLGLARIADGPDAFEAACETALAEAGTPAAAGRQDRADRYLEELSWERTWAEMSALMETAAERIPPASLSAAPAAEALAGSHD, from the coding sequence ATGTCCGAACTCTTGTCGTCCGTTCGCTCTGCCTGGGCCACTGCTCCCTCACTGATCGTGCTCGCACACCTGCGCTGGAACTTTGTGTTTCAGCGGCCCCAGCACCTGATGACCCACGCGGCGGCCGGGCGCGCCGTCTATTACATCGAAGAACCTGTTTTTGGCGACCATGACGACCACTGGGTTCGCCGTACCGAGCCCTCGGGGGTCATGGTCTGCACGCCGCACATCCGCGTGGGGCTGTCTCCCACCGAATCCCAGGCCCGCACGGCCCGGCTGTTAGGGGCGCTCGTCCGGGACGAGGGATTGGCGGCATATGACCTGTGGGTCTACACACCCATGGAATTGCCGGTTGCGGCGGGGTTAAGTCCGCGCCTGATCATCTACGACTGCATGGATGAACTCGCCAACTTCAAGGGCGCTCCCCCCGAACTGCGGGTGCGGGAGCAGGAGCTGTTTGCCCGTGCCGGAGTGGTCTTCACCGGCGGTCAGCGGCTCTACGAGGCCAAGGCCGAGCGGCATCCCAACGTGCATGCTTTTCCCTCCAGCGTCGACAAGGCCCACTTTGCGGCGGCGCGTGGGGGGCCGCAGGACCCGGCCGACCAGCGTGCCCTGCCGCGGCCCCGCCTGGGGTTTTACGGCGTGCTGGACGAACGCTTTGACATTGAGCTGCTGCGCGAAGTGGCCCGCCGCCGTCCGGAGTGGCAGTTTGTCATGCTGGGTCCGGTGGTCAAGATCGACCCGGCTGAGCTTCCCCGGGCCAAAAACATTCATTATCTGGGAATGAAAGCCTACGCCGATCTGCCCGCCTACCTGGCCCACTGGGACGTGGCGTTGATGCCGTTCGCGCGCAACGCCGCCACCGAGTTCATCAGCCCGACCAAGACGCCCGAGTATCTGGCGGCGGGTGTTTCGGTCGTTTCCACCGGTATCCGTGACGTGATTCGCCCCTACGGGGATCTGGGGCTGGCCCGCATTGCCGATGGCCCGGACGCCTTCGAGGCCGCCTGTGAGACTGCGCTGGCCGAGGCTGGAACGCCCGCCGCCGCCGGGCGACAGGACCGTGCCGACCGGTACCTGGAGGAGCTGTCCTGGGAGCGCACCTGGGCCGAGATGAGCGCCCTGATGGAAACGGCCGCCGAACGGATCCCCCCTGCGAGCCTCTCCGCCGCACCTGCCGCCGAGGCGCTGGCGGGTTCGCATGACTGA
- a CDS encoding PIG-L deacetylase family protein, translating to MVSQTWATAPPPLDPRTLPGPVWVVAPHPDDEALGCGALLCALTDLGQEVWALLLTDGGFSHPASRAYPRPRLGELRLHEWRSGLAQLGVPPDRTRALGLLDGALSGYDPVEVREAVGRAFAAAPPGTVLMPWSRDPHPDHRAAWKLVGAAVSSEARRLAYTVWLPERGGPADWPAPNEATPWRFAVGAARSRKAAAVAAHATQLGLITDDPAGFTLAPGMVERALDGPELYFEVLPPTKEIP from the coding sequence GCCGGTGTGGGTGGTCGCGCCGCATCCCGATGACGAGGCGCTGGGCTGCGGCGCCCTGCTGTGTGCCCTGACCGATCTGGGGCAGGAGGTCTGGGCGCTGCTCCTCACCGACGGAGGCTTCTCGCACCCGGCCTCCCGGGCCTATCCGCGCCCGCGTCTGGGAGAGCTGCGCCTTCACGAGTGGCGGTCTGGCCTGGCCCAACTGGGCGTGCCGCCGGACCGCACCCGCGCCCTGGGTCTGCTCGATGGAGCCCTGTCGGGGTACGACCCGGTGGAGGTCCGGGAAGCGGTGGGGCGGGCCTTTGCCGCCGCCCCACCCGGCACCGTGCTGATGCCATGGAGCCGTGATCCACACCCCGACCACCGCGCGGCCTGGAAGCTGGTGGGGGCGGCGGTTTCCTCTGAGGCCCGGCGGCTCGCCTACACCGTGTGGCTGCCCGAGCGCGGCGGCCCCGCCGACTGGCCGGCTCCCAATGAGGCCACTCCGTGGAGGTTTGCGGTGGGAGCGGCCCGCTCCCGCAAGGCCGCCGCCGTTGCCGCCCACGCCACCCAGCTGGGCCTGATTACCGATGACCCGGCCGGGTTTACCCTCGCGCCCGGGATGGTGGAGCGGGCGCTGGACGGCCCGGAACTGTATTTCGAGGTCCTGCCCCCCACCAAGGAGATTCCATGA
- a CDS encoding glycosyltransferase, with protein sequence MFPRYLSHVVVALPARDEAQRIGATLRALGQQVDGGGRPLSGYTVAVLANNCRDKTAQQARRATPAGLKLRVREVCLPPERAGVVEARRQAMDWAAVLAGNDGVLVSTDADTCPEPDWLWQLLAPIQAGADAAAGRILLNPRGIADPIIHHTQQLDDAYRLAACELTARLNPDPADPWPNHWQHFGASLALSVRAYRAVGGIPDVACLEDVALVQALRRADLTLRHTPHARVHTSARLTGRVPVGLSTQLAEWRCGPDAWTVPGGAEVAALARAEAALRARYRGICNGDLCALWLTTPERLCRALQAPTLGQALEAAHAARLEEGVWMRQYPPVPVAQALEGIRALLYVGARPDAEPVEVQRGSPA encoded by the coding sequence ATGTTTCCCCGTTATCTCTCCCACGTCGTTGTGGCCCTGCCTGCCCGCGATGAGGCGCAGCGAATCGGGGCGACGCTGCGGGCGCTGGGACAGCAAGTGGACGGCGGGGGTCGGCCCCTGAGCGGTTACACGGTGGCGGTGCTGGCAAACAATTGCCGGGACAAGACTGCGCAGCAGGCCCGGCGGGCCACGCCGGCTGGGCTGAAACTGCGGGTCCGTGAGGTGTGCCTGCCACCCGAACGGGCAGGCGTGGTCGAGGCCCGCCGGCAGGCCATGGACTGGGCCGCCGTGCTGGCAGGCAACGACGGCGTGCTCGTCAGCACCGATGCGGACACGTGTCCGGAACCCGACTGGCTGTGGCAGCTCCTCGCCCCCATCCAGGCGGGGGCCGACGCCGCCGCCGGACGTATTCTGCTGAACCCCAGGGGAATTGCCGACCCGATCATCCACCACACGCAACAGCTTGACGACGCCTACCGGCTGGCCGCCTGCGAACTCACCGCCCGCCTGAATCCCGACCCCGCCGATCCCTGGCCCAACCACTGGCAGCACTTCGGGGCCAGTCTGGCGCTGAGCGTGCGGGCCTACCGCGCCGTAGGCGGCATTCCGGACGTAGCGTGTCTGGAGGACGTGGCGCTGGTGCAGGCGCTGCGCCGCGCGGACCTGACGCTGCGCCACACGCCCCACGCGAGGGTCCATACCAGTGCCCGCCTGACCGGCCGGGTCCCGGTGGGCCTGTCCACCCAGCTCGCGGAGTGGCGCTGCGGCCCGGACGCCTGGACCGTGCCCGGCGGCGCGGAGGTTGCGGCCCTGGCCCGCGCGGAGGCGGCCCTCAGGGCACGGTATCGCGGAATCTGTAACGGCGACCTGTGCGCCCTGTGGCTGACCACACCGGAGAGGCTGTGCCGGGCCTTGCAGGCGCCCACCCTGGGCCAGGCCCTGGAAGCCGCCCACGCGGCCCGCCTTGAAGAAGGTGTGTGGATGAGACAGTACCCGCCCGTGCCCGTGGCGCAGGCACTGGAGGGAATCCGGGCCCTGCTGTACGTCGGCGCCCGGCCGGACGCTGAGCCGGTGGAGGTCCAGAGGGGCTCACCGGCCTGA
- a CDS encoding HU family DNA-binding protein, producing MLLTMTKKTTKAPAKKPAAKAAPASKAASTSSNKVAKTQLVEMVADKTGLTKKQSEEAVSAMLESVVSSIKGGQSVGLPGLGTLSVKQTAARTGVRPGTSEKIQIPAGKKVAFKVASTLKGTL from the coding sequence ATGCTGCTCACCATGACGAAAAAGACGACGAAGGCACCCGCCAAGAAGCCTGCCGCCAAAGCGGCCCCCGCCAGCAAGGCGGCGTCCACCTCGAGCAACAAGGTCGCCAAGACCCAGCTCGTGGAAATGGTCGCTGACAAGACTGGCCTGACCAAGAAGCAGAGCGAGGAAGCGGTCAGCGCCATGCTGGAATCCGTGGTCAGCTCGATCAAGGGCGGCCAGAGCGTCGGCCTGCCCGGCCTGGGCACCCTGAGCGTCAAGCAGACCGCCGCCCGCACCGGCGTGCGCCCCGGCACCAGCGAGAAGATCCAGATTCCTGCCGGCAAGAAGGTGGCCTTCAAGGTCGCCAGCACCCTCAAGGGCACGCTCTAA
- a CDS encoding aldolase/citrate lyase family protein encodes MAETSFKTTLQSGEPLYGLWLALADPYSASVCAGAGFDWLMIDGEHAPNDLRSTLEHLQVLAAFPVTPWVRPPVGDTVRIKQLLDIGARNLLIPMVETAAQARELVAATRYPPHGVRGVGAALARASGFGRDTAYLQHADDGVCLMLQIESVAGLATLDEIAAVDGVDGIFIGPADLAASFGQLGNPGHPDVQRAIRDAGTRIRTSGKAAGILSTDPAQAHIYLDWGYTFVAVGTDVTLLARATTTLADHFREP; translated from the coding sequence ATGGCTGAGACTTCCTTCAAGACCACCCTGCAAAGCGGCGAGCCCCTGTATGGCCTGTGGCTGGCCCTGGCCGATCCCTACAGCGCCTCGGTGTGTGCTGGGGCGGGCTTCGACTGGCTGATGATCGACGGCGAACATGCCCCCAACGACCTGCGCAGCACCCTGGAGCATCTGCAGGTGCTCGCTGCCTTTCCGGTAACCCCGTGGGTGCGTCCGCCGGTCGGCGACACCGTCAGGATCAAGCAGCTGCTGGACATCGGTGCCCGCAACCTGCTGATTCCGATGGTAGAGACAGCGGCGCAGGCCCGGGAACTCGTCGCCGCCACCCGCTATCCACCCCATGGCGTCCGGGGAGTGGGGGCGGCCCTGGCGCGGGCAAGCGGCTTTGGGCGGGACACGGCGTATCTGCAGCATGCCGACGACGGCGTCTGTCTGATGCTGCAGATCGAATCGGTCGCCGGGCTGGCAACGCTCGATGAAATCGCGGCGGTGGACGGCGTGGACGGAATTTTCATCGGTCCAGCCGACCTCGCGGCGTCGTTCGGTCAGCTGGGCAACCCCGGCCATCCGGACGTGCAACGCGCCATCCGCGACGCGGGCACCCGCATCCGCACGTCGGGCAAGGCGGCGGGCATCCTCTCCACCGACCCGGCGCAGGCCCACATCTACCTGGACTGGGGCTACACCTTCGTCGCGGTGGGAACGGACGTGACGCTGCTGGCCCGGGCCACGACCACGCTGGCCGACCACTTCAGGGAGCCCTGA